The genome window gagaggctcggtgaaatagacatgtctgtgaagatgcggactacctgcacctggacagaaagaccctatgaagctttactgttccctgggattggctttgggcctttcctgcgcagcttaggtggaaggcgaagaaggcctccttccgggggggcccgagccatcagtgagataccactctggaagagctagaattctaaccttgtgccaggacctacgggccaagggacagtctcaggcagacagtttctatggggcgtaggcctcccaaaaggtaacggaggcgtgcaaaggtttcctcgggccggacggagattggccctcgagtgcaaaggcagaagggagcttgactgcaagacccacccgtcgagcagggacgaaagtcggccttagtgatccgacggtgccgagtggaagggccgtcgctcaacggataaaagttactctagggataacaggctgatcttccccaagagttcacatcgacgggaaggtttggcacctcgatgtcggctcttcgccacctggggcggtagtacgtcccaagggttgggctgttcgcccattaaagcggtacgtgagctgggttcagaacgtcgtgagacagttcggtccatatccggtgtgggcgttagagcattgagaggacctttccctagtacgagaggaccgggaaggacgcacctctggtgtaccagttatcgtgcccacggtaaacgctgggtagccaagtgcggagcggataactgctgaaagcatctaagtagtaagcccaccccaagatgagtgctctcctattcctacttccccagagcctctggtagcacagttgagacagcgacgggttctctgtccctgctgggatggagcgacagaagtattgagaatccaagataaggtcacggcgagacgagccgtttatcatcacgataggtgtcaagtggaagtgcagtgatgtatgcagctgaggcatcctaacagaccgagagatttgaaccttgttcctacatgacccgatcaattcgatcaggcactcgccatctattttcattgttccatttttgacaacatgaaaaaaccaaaagctctgccctacatctctatctatccaagggatggaggggcagagggaggttccctttggtgtcccttccagtcaagaattggggcctcacaatcactagccaatataataatgcttttctctcatgcctttcttcgttcatggttcgatattctggtgccctaggcgtagaggaaccacaccaatccatcccgaacttggtggttaaactctactgcggtgacgatactgtaggggaggtcctgcggaaaaatagctcggcgccaggatgataaaagcttaacacctctttttcttattaaatgaaaaggtcgtcttattcaaaactctaattatgacatcccctctctcccacttcacacctcggaacaacgcactgttcttatagagtagagagaaacgcgcttccacatcttcttaatctgaaataaaatggctgaggagaggaaaggttccttttggagggtactcccgggaacggatccagtggagacggggtggggcctgtagctcagaggattagagcacgtggctacgaaccacggtgtcgggggttcgaatccctcctcgcccacaaccggcctcaaaggggaaggccccttcctttcctttattacctctgggggtaggaaaatcatgatcgggatagcggacgcaaagctatggaactcgggtgtaggtcttttgtcgaaatggaatggccttactatttatattgatcgataatagttacatatagtaccccggtccgaatcagcatatttgtgttttactccccgtaactcttcctcagccgggcttaggcagaatagcagagcaagtcttagtagcaaaaatgcgttcctcgtcattacattaacattaatatgttatgcttgctcgcggtaattgtggcctctcgagagaatcgatgactgcatctttgatgcactgctagtacatcacctgagaattctgaattggctggttgtaaatagccccagggctatggaacaaaggattatcccggatctacaccgaggtattgacggtgattctcaaatatcgcagaacagaatgtcatacgatgagatagaatgcaatagaaacaaagacagggaacgggttacctactcctaacggtcaaagcgagccccttcattaatctccccaagtaggattcgaacctacgaccaatcagttaacagccgaccgctctaccactgagctactgaggaacaacgggagattagatctcctagagtttaactcccgttctcaacccatgaccaatatgagcccgaagcttccttcgtaactcccggaacttcttcgcagtggctccgttccatgcctcatttcatagggaacctcaaaggggctctatttcattatattccatccatatcccaattccattcagttccctttattttgtttgaatgtcatttaatcgaagaagatggtatcattggcataagagatgtcatttctagtctatctgtttctattttctatatatggaaagttaagaaattatcatataataatcgataagttgcaacagaaaaggggaggttaatgaatgattttgaaatatagtctactcggtaatctattattattatggatgaatatattgaattcggtcgttatggtcggactttattatggatttctaaccacattttctataggtccctcttatctcttacttctaaGAACTCGGGTTATGAAGAAGGGAGCGAAAAGAAGTATCAGCAACAACTGCTTTTATTATGGGACAGTTCATAGTATTCATATCGACCTATTATCCGCCCTTGTATCTAGCATTGAGTAGACCCCATACACTGACTGTCCTAGTTATACcgtatcttttgtttcattttttgttcttctggaaCAATAAGAAATCCCTTTTTGATTATAGATCTACTCACGGGAATTTCATTCCTAACCTTagcattcaatatgtattcctgaataatctaatttttcaattattcaaccattttattttaccaagttcaaCATTAACCAGATTAGTCGACATTTCCATGTTTCGAtacaacaataagattttatttgtaacaagtagtttttttggctGGTTAATTGGTCACATgttattgatgaaatgtattGGCTTAGTATTATCTTGGCCATGGGAAAAATGAGATCTAATGCACTTTTTAGATCTAATAATTATCTTAtgtcaaaatggagaaattctgtatctcaaatctttagtattctcttatttaTCATCTGTATATGCTATCTAGGAAGAATGCCATCACCCATTATAACtaaaaactgaaagaaagttcaaaaggggaagaaaagaataaaactgaagaagaaggaaatgtagaaatagaaacagtttcgaaaacaaataagatagaACAGGAAGAAGATAGATCCGTGGAAGAagacctttccatttctttggaagaggaagaaaggtggaatctttacaagaagatatatgaaacagaggagatctggttgaatggaaaggaagaagatgaattcgacctgaaagagaaagaaagaatgaactTTTATGGATTGAAAAATCCCTTCTGTCTCTTCTTTTCGATTATCAACGATGGAATCGACCTCTGCGGTATATAGAAAATGATCGATTTTCAAATGCTGTAAGAAATGAaatgtctcaatatttttttaatacatgcgAAAGTGATGGAAAGCAAAGAATATCTTTCACATATCCACCTAGTTTGTCtactttttttgaaatgatacaaaaaaGATGTCTTTTCGCACAGCGGAAAAACTACCTGCGGAGGCCCTCTCTAATGAATGGGTTTCGACCActaaaaacaaagagataacTTAAGGAACGAATTCATAAATCGAATTGAAGCTATAGACAAAGGATCTCTTATCCTCGATGTGGTCGAAAAAGAGCCAGATTGTGCAATgatgaagaggaacaagaatgCTTACCTAAGTTTTATGATCCTCTTTTGAACGGACCTTATCGTGGAACAATAAAAAAGggtatttatattcaattaggAATGATTCAACTACCTCCACACGGGGGTCTACCAAAATGGCTTGGATAAATAAGATTCATGGTATCCTTTTTTCCAAGGATTATCGAGAGTTTGAACGAGAATTGGAACACGAAATATATAAACTTGACGTAAAATCATTATCTACAGGCATTGAGGATTCATCAGTCTCAATTGGTGAATTTacagaagaagctgaagaagctgagaaatcaagaactcgtttcaaacaatttgcttttgggggagaagaaaaagtattCGATATGGTTAGAGCTGATCCGAATGATCAAAAAATGAGtaatcttcaaattgaagaaattaagaaaaaggttcCTCGATGGTTATACAAACTGacttctgatttggattttgaagaagaggaggaggaggaggaggaagaagatgatcaggAAGAATCCACAGAGGATCACGGGATTCGTTCAAGAAAAGCCAAACGTGTAGTAATTTATACTGACACTGATACCGATGAGGATActaatatcattaataccaatgataatatcatcaatactaccactgataatatcattaataccaatgataatatcaataataCTACTGATAATATCAGTAATACCACCGAtagtaatcaagaaaaaaatagtgatgaTCAAGTCGAAAAaggtgatcaaagaggaaaaggaaatggtgatcaagccaaaaagaaaagggtgatcaagccaaaaatggtgatcaagaggaaaaggaaatggtgatcaagcagaagaacatgaaatggcCTTGATACGTTACTCGCAACAATCAGATTTTCGTCGTGATATAATCAAAGGGTCGATGCGGGCTCAAAGACGTAAACAGTCACTTGGGAAATGTTTCAAACAGATGTACACTCCCCCCTTTTTTTGACAGAATAGACAAacacctttgttttcttttgatatctcaaggatgatgaacctcatttttaggaattggatggaggaaaaaagCCCAAAATACAAACATCTGATTATGTGGGTGAAGGggcaaagagaaagagaaaatggagaaagaacacGAAGAGGAGTATAAAAGAAAGAGGATAAAAGACAGGAGGAGGAACGGATAGCAATAGCAGAAACTTgggataatattatatttgctcAAGCAATAAGGAGTTCCATATTAGTAACCCACTCGATTCTTCGAAAATACATCATATTACCTTCATTGataatagttaaaaatattggtcgtatgttattatttcaattCCCTGAGTGGTATGAAGATTTGACCGAATGGAGTAGGGAATGCATgtcaaatgcacatataatgGTGTTCAATTATCGGAAACAGAATTTCCAAAAGATTGGTTAACAGACGGTATTCAGATAAAAATcctatttcctttctctctgaaaccttggcatagaaaaaaGCTACGATCCCATCATAAGGAtctaagaaaaaacaaaaaaatttctgttttttaacgaTCTGGGGGATGGAAACAGAAGTCCCCTTTGGCTCTCCCCgaaaaaacctttcttttttgaacccattaataaaacactcgaaaaaaaattagaaaagtcaaaaagacaggttttttctttctaagaattataaaagacaacataaaaggTTTTCTAAAGATTCTCAACGAAAAAATAAGATGGATTATCAAATAGttctatttataaaaagaaaagtgaagaaactcTTTTTCTTAGTGACGCGAGTCTATGACCCAAGTCAAAATGAAGAACCAAGtcaaaatgagaaagattccaaaaaaatcatccatgaaTCACCCATTATAATTGTATCCGGAGATTGGACAAATGATTCACTGatagaaagaaaattaatgatctggctgataagacaaccaaaatctgggatcaagtagaaaagattagaaaagacaagaaaaaaaacctcTAACTCCAGATATTGAGGATATAGATATTAGTACTAACAAGGGAAATTTTAGTAATAAAGAACCGAATCacggaaacatatttttcaaatatctaaaaaaagaagaagtgccccattaatctctaaatggaactcttttatgaaatctttcattgaaaGAATATACATGGGTATCCTTCTATGTATCACTAACATTTACAGGAtcaatgcacaattttttcttgactcaacaaaaatactttaaatggaTACACTTACAATgacgaaataaaggaaaaggatactaatgaaacgaatccaaatataattcCCTTCATTTCGACTGTAAAATCTCTTTCTACTTATACTACTAATATAAGTAGTGATAGTAATTCACCGATTTACTGCGActtatcttctttgtctcaagcctatgtgttttacaaattattgcaaacccAAGTTAGTAACAAATATAAGTCAGAATCCATATTTCATTACTACAGAACATATCCTTTTATTAAGGATAGAATAAAAGACTATTTCCATGACTATTTCCATACACGAGGAATATTTGATTCAGaatcaaaacacaagaaactgcGGAATTCTGGAATGAGTGAATGGAAAAACTGGTTAAAGAGCCATTATCAATACAATTTCTCCCATGACAAATGGTCTAGATTAGCACctctaaaatggagaaagaaagtcaaTCAGCATTTTACGATTAAAATAACGACTcaccaaaattgggttcatatgaagaaaaagaccaattaATTCATTCCGGTAAAAAggattattataaatataaattggacTTATTGAAGAGTCCGAGTTgcgaaaaaaaattaaaaaacactacagatatgatcttttatcatataaatatcttaattatgAAGATGTGAAAGACTCCAATATTTATGGATCACCATTACAAGTAAACAGGCACGGAGAGATTTCTAATTACAatacacataaatacaaatCGTTTTATGCTACAACTATAAATGATAGCCTAGAAGATAAATATACAATTGATagggatccaaatctagatagaaaatatttggaattgagaatcaccaatttttaccctagaaacaatattgaaactagGACTAGTACGGGTATCAgaactttcattaataaaaaaagaaaactactaagactgggaccaataagaaagatattctttatctttatatcagaattcatcaagaaatccaaacaaagcaaaagagttattttttgattggatgggaatgaatgaacaaatgtTAGATCATACTATATCGAATCTGCGCCCTTGGTTCTTACCAGAATTTGTGCCGCTTTACGATCGATATAAGACTAATCCGTGGATCATACCAATCAAttgcttctatttgattttcatggaaacaaaacaagcgatctttatatagatccaaaggtggaatctaatcaaaaagaaagatttaatccaaaccaaaagtagaatctaatcaaaagggatatcttGAATTAGAGAATGGGAACCGGGACGAGAAAGAACGACAGCACCAAGGAAATCTTATATCTgatataagaaaccaaaaaaagatgTTGGAGCAAATTCCGCGGGTTCAGATATTAAGAAacgcagaaagaaaaagaaattcaagagcaAGAAGGAAGCGGAACtagacttatttttgaaaaatattttctttttcaactccgATGGGGTGATTCTTTCAATCAAAGAATGACCAATAATATCAAGGTATATTGTCTACTGCTTAGACTTATGAATCCGAATGAAATTGCTATATCCTCTATTCAAAGAGGAGAAATGGGTCTAGATGTAATGCTGATTAATAAGGATTTGTCTCTTCCAGAATTGATAAAAAGGGGAATATTTATTGTTGAACCGGTTCGTTTGTCTATCAAATGGGATGGAATTTCGATTATGTATCAAACCATAGCTATTTCATTGACCCATAAGGTTCAGTACCAAACTAATCGAGGATACCAGGTAAAAAACATATTGATAAGAATGACTTGAATGGCTCGATTGCACGACACGGAGGAGTGCGTGTGAATGGGGACAATAATAATTATGATTTGCTTGTTCCTGAACATATTTTATCTCCTAGCCATCGTAGAGAATTGAGAATTATAAGCCGTTTCAATTACCGAAATAGGAACCTTGTGAATAAGAATCCAGTATTTTGCAATAGAGCTAAGACTAATGCGCAGGGGTTTGAGAAATTTGTAAATAGGGATAAGCATTTTGATACAGATACAAATAACTctctaaaatggaaagtgtttctTTGGCCCACTCATCGATTAGAAGATTTAGCCTGTATGAATCGTTATTGGTTTGATACCAATAATGGGAGTCGTTTCAGTATGTCAAGGATCCATATGTATAAGCAATTTGGAATTCGCTGATGTTACAATCAATTTCCCTCTTTATCACGCGCCTGGTATATgagaacatgcaaataaatacataccttatgttagactctgatacacaagattcagtcagttagactctgatacacaagattcagtcagttagactctgatacacaagattcagtcacaTATCAATTGGACCTAGGAATGAATCGACAGAATCTTTTTAGgtccctttccctttcattctgTTTCGTGAGCCCAGGAATATACCATCCCTTTGTATCtgaataaatttattgttattatttattcatattcattttgatttgtttgatagaaAAAGAGTAATATATGAATCAATCCAGATTATTGTGTACAccagaacaaaataaatggtattATTATTCTTGATTGGGAAGATTTATATCCGtgggaacaaaagaaaaaagagaagaatttaTTTGTATGGTAAAGAATTCGCCCATATCCGttattccacaagaagaaaaaggggttCTGTTGAATTCCAAGTATTTAATTTTACCAATAAGATAGAGAGACTTACTTCACATTTGAAACTGCACAGAAGAGACTATTTATCTCAGAGGGGTCTGCGGAAATTCTGGGGAAACGCCAACGACTGCTGGtttatttatcaaagaaaaTCGAGTGCGTTATAGGGAATTAATTGGTCAATTGGGTATTCGAGAACCAAAACTGGTTAGTTTGGAAATTCGTTTGAGTTATTCGGTTcattagatcttgaatttggatgaaCCTCGTTTCATTTTCAGGAATTCATGGAATAATGAATTGGGATCGGAGaatggaataatgaattggAATCGGAGAATAAAAACATATGACTGTACCAGACGCAAGAAAAGACCTCCTCGTGGTCAATATGGGTCCTCACCACCCGTCAATGCATGGTGTTCTTCGACTCATTGTTACTCTAGATGGCGAAGATGTTATCGACTGTGAACCATATTGGGTTATTTACACAGAGGAATGGAAAAATTGCGGAAAACCGAACAATTATACAATATCTACCTTATGTAACACGTTGGGATTATTTAGCTACTATGTTCACGGAGGCAATAACCGTTAATGCACCTGAGGAATTGGGAAATATTCAAGTACCTAAAGAGCCAGCTATATTAGGGTAATTATGCTGGAGTTGAGTCGTATAGCTTCGCATTTGTTATGGCTTGGACCTTTTATGGCCGATATCGGTGCGCAGActcctttcttctatattttcagAGAGAGGGAATTGTTATATGATCTATTCGAAGCTGCCACAGGTATGCGAATGATGCATAATTATTTCCGTATCGGGGGGTAGCTGCTGATTTACCTCATGGCTGGATAGATAAATGTTTAGATTTCTGCGATTATTTTTTAACGGGAGTTGTTGAATATCAAAGCTTATTACGCGCAATCCCATCTTTTTGGAACGAGTTGAAGGGTAGGTTTTATTGGGGGAGAGGAAGCCATAAATTGGGGTTTATCAGGACCAATGCTACGAGCTTCCGGAATCCAATGGGACCTTCGTAAAGTCGATCGGTATGAGTGTTATGATGAATTCGATTGGGAAGTCCAATGGCAAAAGAAGGAGACTCATTAGCTCGTTATTTAGTAAGAATTGGCGAAATGACGGAATCCATCAAAATTATTCAACAGGCTCTGGAAGGAATTCCGGGGGAccttatgaaaatttagaattccGACGCTTTGCTGGAACAAAAGATTCAGAATTGAACGACTTTGAATATCGATTCATTAGTAAAAAGCCTTCTCCCAGTTTTGAATTGTCAAACAAGAACTTTATGTGAGAGTAGAAGCCCAAAGGGAGAATTAGGTATTTTTCTGATAGGAGATAATAGTGTTTTTCCTTGGAGATGGAAAATACGTCCACCCGGTTTCATCAATTTGCAATTCTTCCTCAGCtagttaaaagaatgaaattggCTGATATTATGACAATACTAGGTAGTATAGATATCATTATGGGAGAAGTTGATCGTTGAAATGATAATTGAAGAAGCACAAGCTATCAATTCTTTTTCAGATCGGAATCCTCAAAAGAGGCCTATGGGCTCATATGGTTACTTGTACCTATTGTTACTCTTGTATTGGGAATCACAATAGGGGTATTAGTAATTGTGTggctagaaagaaaaatatctgcaGGATACAACGACGAATTGGTCCTGAGTATGCCGGCCCCTGGGCATTCTTCAAGCTCTAGCGGATGGGGTCAAACTACTTTTCAAAGAAGATCTTCTTCCATCTAGAGGAGATATTCGTTTATTTAGTGTCGGCCCATCCGTAGCGGTCGTATCAATTCTACTGAGTTATTCAGTAATTCCTTTGGCCATCACCTTGTACTAACCGATCTCAGTATAGGTGTTTCTCTATGGATCGCTATTTCAAGTATTGCCCCTATCGGACTTCTTATGTCCGGATATggatcaaataataa of Nymphaea colorata isolate Beijing-Zhang1983 unplaced genomic scaffold, ASM883128v2 scaffold0031, whole genome shotgun sequence contains these proteins:
- the LOC126409296 gene encoding protein TIC 214-like, translated to MAWINKIHGILFSKDYREFERELEHEIYKLDVKSLSTGIEDSSVSIGEFTEEAEEAEKSRTRFKQFAFGGEEKVFDMVRADPNDQKMSNLQIEEIKKKVPRWLYKLTSDLDFEEEEEEEEEEDDQEESTEDHGIRSRKAKRVVIYTDTDTDEDTNIINTNDNIINTTTDNIINTNDNINNTTDNISNTTDSNQEKNSDDQVEKGDQRGKGNGDQAKKKRVIKPKMVIKRKRKW